In the Cydia fagiglandana chromosome 5, ilCydFagi1.1, whole genome shotgun sequence genome, one interval contains:
- the LOC134664720 gene encoding uncharacterized protein LOC134664720: MFKNSLYVYGDENIQVPAHLNFGKYLFDRLKSFCKSNEIAVENPLSGEKITYKELIEYAVNVAVFLRNLGVGNGQTVGIGSEKRIQFISTALAVVFTGAAYTPLDLDTGKAVLKHKLNLSRPKYFICSQLFWETYKNVLKECDFIEHFICFDENDDIEVSLKAVPTVADLATFEPATVQGQTDTVIILYSSGTTGMPKGVQLTHLNFILNCQPHGFEDESLKTMFIIGEWFHVYDILLTYMYMTLGRKIVFVDDVTSENIVKAIQLCKVNLAMLVPSLVGYLVKTELAVEQYDLSSLKFIFSRASPLGGQTIDLLKKRLPTLRDVIQVYGMTESGCLTSEIFGVKGPKSGSVGSVYPGITLKVIDPKTGETLGANQRGEIRLRVGPLFMKGYIGMDRATYLDQEGFFPTGDLGYYDEDKYFYIVGRLKEIIFYDGFKTAPSELETILELHPGVLEAGVVGKPAGDIGEDPVAFVVRQPGSSVSERELIDYITTAVPPYMHLRGGVIFLPEIPRNQTGKIIRSRLMEMLKAGQ; encoded by the exons ATGTTTAAGAATAGTCTCTACGTATATGGCGATGAAAATATTCAAGTGCCTGCACATTTGAATTTCGGAAAATATCTGTTTGATCGGCTAAAGTCGTTTTGCAAAAGTAACGAAATAGCAGTG GAAAACCCTCTGTCCGGagaaaaaataacatacaaagaATTAATTGAATACGCAGTGAATGTCGCAGTTTTTCTGAGAAACTTGGGAGTGGGAAATGGACAAACTGTTGGTATAGGCAGCGAGAAACGAATACAATTTATTTCTACTGCCTTGGCTGTGGTGTTTACTGGGGCAGCTTATACTCCGCTTGATTTAGATACTGGGAAAG CGGTCCTAAAACATAAACTGAACTTATCTAGGCCTAAATATTTCATATGTTCTCAACTATTTTGGGAAACATATAAGAACGTTTTAAAAGAATGTGATTTCATTGAACACTTCATATGTTTTGACGAAAATGACGATATAGAAGTATCGTTAAAGGCGGTGCCGACAGTCGCAGACTTGGCCACTTTTGAACCTGCCACTGTGCAGGGTCAAACAGATACCGTAATTATCCTGTATTCGTCTGGCACCACCGGCATGCCAAAGGGAGTCCAACTGACgcatttaaactttattttaaactgCCAGCCACATGG ttttgagGACGAGTCTCTTAAAACCATGTTTATAATAGGAGAATGGTTTCACGTTTACGACATATTGCTGACTTACATGTACATGACGCTCGGGAGAAAAATTGTATTTGTGGACGACGTTACATCTGAAAATATAGTGAAGGCAATTCAGCTATGTAAG GTTAATCTCGCTATGTTAGTGCCTTCACTCGTCGGCTACCTAGTTAAAACAGAACTAGCAGTAGAACAGTACGACCTGAGTTcactaaaatttatatttagtcgTGCATCTCCTCTAGGTGGTCAAACAATTGATTTGTTGAAAAAAAG ATTGCCGACACTAAGAGATGTAATACAAGTATATGGCATGACTGAGTCTGGCTGCTTAACGTCAGAGATATTCGGTGTTAAAGGACCTAAAAGTGGAAGTGTTGGTTCGGTTTACCCTGGAATAACTTTGAAG GTAATCGATCCAAAAACTGGTGAAACTCTAGGTGCCAACCAGCGCGGAGAAATACGTTTGCGCGTTGGGCCTCTATTTATGAAGGGGTACATTGGGATGGACCGGGCCACGTATCTAGACCAAGAGGGTTTCTTCCCAACTGGAGACTTGGGTTACTACGATGAAGACAAATACTTTTACATCGTCGGCAGGCTGAAGGAGATTATATTCTATGATGGATTTAAG ACGGCTCCGTCAGAGCTCGAGACTATCCTAGAGCTCCATCCGGGCGTGCTCGAGGCGGGCGTCGTGGGCAAGCCGGCGGGAGACATCGGCGAGGACCCGGTGGCCTTCGTGGTCCGACAGCCCGGCTCCAGCGTCTCTGAGCGGGAGCTCATCGACTACATAACTAcagcg GTACCACCATACATGCATCTGAGAGGCGGCGTAATATTTCTTCCGGAAATACCCAGAAACCAGACGGGAAAAATCATACGTAGTCGCCTAATGGAAATGTTGAAAGCtggtcaataa
- the LOC134664798 gene encoding uncharacterized protein LOC134664798, which produces MFRQIFTRGICRAVILPAYNCLKATAMQSSMKFSNFAAYYICPRTFRSQNGYFARLYSEKVEPPTLTADYNYVKEATTKSSVLIVDVREPDEVKEHGKIPNSINIPLGTVPQVLGEMSDKQFQKTFNRPKPSANTEIIFYCMIGKRSGKAQQEAINAGYKNTRNYLGSWNDWASNQQAG; this is translated from the exons ATGTTTCGGCAAATATTTACCCGTGGAATATGCCGGGCTGTTATTCTGCCCGCCTACAACTGCCTGAAAGCCACTGCGATGCagagttcaatgaaattttcaAATTTTGCTGCTTATT ATATATGTCCTAGAACTTTTAGATCACAAAATGGATATTTCGCGCGTTTATATTCGGAAAAGGTTGAACCTCCGACATTGACGGCTGATTACAATTACGTGAAAGAAGCTACAACCAAGTCCTCTGTTTTAATTGTTGATGTTAGGGAGCCTGATGAAGTCAAGGAACATGGGAAAATACCAAATAGCATTAATATACCCT TGGGTACAGTTCCACAAGTGCTTGGTGAAATGTCGGACAAACAGTTCCAGAAGACTTTCAACAGGCCAAAGCCTTCTGCAAACACGGAGATCATATTCTACTGCATGATTGGAAAGAGGTCTGGCAAGGCTCAGCAGGAAGCTATCAACGCAGGGTATAAAAA tACAAGGAATTATCTAGGCAGCTGGAATGACTGGGCCAGCAATCAACAGGCAGGATAG
- the LOC134664342 gene encoding rhodanese domain-containing protein CG4456-like isoform X1, producing the protein MISLRAVSIARSMTRSALCSSACTQQYIIKSPSQQKRGFSLNSINMVDPRRVVSFDDISKYTQQSDKVIIDVRNPDEVASTGKIPSSINIPLGNVEPALKSMSDEQFRQHYQRNKPQPSSELIFYCKSGRRACQALDKALQLGYSNSKTYVGSWDEWSSKSGQK; encoded by the exons ATGATATCTCTTCGTGCCGTATCTATTGCAAGAAGCATGACCCGATCCGCATTGTGTTCGTCTGCATGCACCCAACAATACATAA TCAAGTCTCCAAGCCAGCAGAAAAGAGGATTTTCATTAAATTCTATAAATATGGTCGACCCAAGGAGAGTTGTGAGTTTCGATGATATATCCAAGTACACACAGCAATCGGACAAGGTGATCATTGACGTCCGTAATCCTGATGAGGTCGCCAGTACTGGAAAAATACCTTCGAGCATCAATATTCCAT TGGGCAATGTCGAGCCTGCATTAAAATCGATGTCAGATGAGCAGTTCAGACAGCATTATCAACGTAATAAGCCGCAGCCTTCTAGTGAATTAATATTCTACTGTAAATCCGGCAGACGGGCATGTCAAGCTCTAGACAAAGCACTCCAGCTTGGCTATTCAAA TTCAAAAACTTATGTTGGAAGCTGGGATGAGTGGTCAAGCAAATCAGGACAAAAATGA
- the LOC134664342 gene encoding rhodanese domain-containing protein CG4456-like isoform X3, with product MVDPRRVVSFDDISKYTQQSDKVIIDVRNPDEVASTGKIPSSINIPLGNVEPALKSMSDEQFRQHYQRNKPQPSSELIFYCKSGRRACQALDKALQLGYSNSKTYVGSWDEWSSKSGQK from the exons ATGGTCGACCCAAGGAGAGTTGTGAGTTTCGATGATATATCCAAGTACACACAGCAATCGGACAAGGTGATCATTGACGTCCGTAATCCTGATGAGGTCGCCAGTACTGGAAAAATACCTTCGAGCATCAATATTCCAT TGGGCAATGTCGAGCCTGCATTAAAATCGATGTCAGATGAGCAGTTCAGACAGCATTATCAACGTAATAAGCCGCAGCCTTCTAGTGAATTAATATTCTACTGTAAATCCGGCAGACGGGCATGTCAAGCTCTAGACAAAGCACTCCAGCTTGGCTATTCAAA TTCAAAAACTTATGTTGGAAGCTGGGATGAGTGGTCAAGCAAATCAGGACAAAAATGA
- the LOC134664342 gene encoding rhodanese domain-containing protein CG4456-like isoform X2, whose translation MPLTASNKRLVVKSPSQQKRGFSLNSINMVDPRRVVSFDDISKYTQQSDKVIIDVRNPDEVASTGKIPSSINIPLGNVEPALKSMSDEQFRQHYQRNKPQPSSELIFYCKSGRRACQALDKALQLGYSNSKTYVGSWDEWSSKSGQK comes from the exons ATGCCCTTAACCGCTAGTAATAAACgcttagtag TCAAGTCTCCAAGCCAGCAGAAAAGAGGATTTTCATTAAATTCTATAAATATGGTCGACCCAAGGAGAGTTGTGAGTTTCGATGATATATCCAAGTACACACAGCAATCGGACAAGGTGATCATTGACGTCCGTAATCCTGATGAGGTCGCCAGTACTGGAAAAATACCTTCGAGCATCAATATTCCAT TGGGCAATGTCGAGCCTGCATTAAAATCGATGTCAGATGAGCAGTTCAGACAGCATTATCAACGTAATAAGCCGCAGCCTTCTAGTGAATTAATATTCTACTGTAAATCCGGCAGACGGGCATGTCAAGCTCTAGACAAAGCACTCCAGCTTGGCTATTCAAA TTCAAAAACTTATGTTGGAAGCTGGGATGAGTGGTCAAGCAAATCAGGACAAAAATGA
- the LOC134664341 gene encoding peroxiredoxin — translation MKYYLTTLFIVVSLTIRSESSLFESDSCYSFGSGNVFPGGARKIDHKLQVTKAVISKPAPEWEATAVVNGEFTQLSLSSFKGKYLVFFFYPLDFTFVCPTEILAFSERIDEFKKINTEVVACSVDSHFTHLAWINTPRKEGGLGKINIPLLSDLSHSIAKDYGVYLEDLGHTLRGLFIIDDKGILRQITMNDLPVGRSVDETLRLVQAFQYTDNHGEVCPAGWKPGQDTIIPNPDEKKKYFEKVAKN, via the exons ATGAAGTATTACTTAACGACACTGTTTATAGTTGTAAGTTTAACAATCCGTAGCGAATCATCGCTATTCGAAAGTGATTCGTGTTATTCCTTCGGAAGCGGTAATGTTTTTCCCGGCGGTGCCAGGAAAATAGATCATAAATTACAAGTTACAAAAGccgtaa TTTCAAAACCAGCACCCGAGTGGGAGGCGACGGCAGTCGTCAATGGAGAATTTACACAGCTATCTTTGTCGAGTTTCAAAGGAAAATACCTCGTCTTCTTCTTCTACCCCCTAGACTT CACTTTCGTTTGTCCCACGGAAATATTGGCGTTTTCTGAACGGATCGATGAGTTCAAGAAAATCAATACCGAAGTTGTGGCTTGTTCAGTCGACTCTCATTTCACTCATTTGGCATGGATTAATACTCCCAGAAAAGAGGGTGGTCTAGGAAAAATCAACATTCCTCTACTTAGCGATCTCAGCCATTCCATTGCTAAAGATTATGGTGTATATTTAGAAGATCTCGGCCATACTTTGAGAGGCCTGTTCATCATTGATGACAAAGGCATTTTGAGGCAGATTACTATGAACGATTTACCAGTAGGCCGATCTGTTGATGAGACCTTAAGATTGGTTCAAGCATTCCAGTATACAGACAACCATGGCGAAGTATGTCCAGCTGGGTGGAAACCAGGACAAGACACG ATCATTCCTAACCCAGACGAGAAGAAAAAGTATTTCGAAAAGgtggcaaaaaattaa